A single window of Desulfovibrio sp. G11 DNA harbors:
- a CDS encoding MOSC domain-containing protein, which produces MGIIKAICVSSKKGTAKQTASSATLVVDHGIEGDAHAGKWHRQVSLLSWQAIEAFKARGAIVTHGCFGENLVVDGIDFAALPVGTRLSCNTVLLEVSQIGKECHNHCQIYHTMGDCIMPRQGVFARVLKGGLVRPGDVMDVLPAATDCPEGTAP; this is translated from the coding sequence ATGGGCATTATCAAGGCTATCTGTGTCAGCTCCAAAAAAGGTACAGCCAAGCAAACCGCTTCTTCCGCCACGCTTGTGGTGGATCACGGTATTGAGGGTGATGCTCACGCCGGAAAATGGCACCGTCAGGTCAGTCTGCTTTCCTGGCAGGCCATCGAGGCATTCAAGGCCAGGGGAGCCATTGTGACCCACGGGTGTTTTGGTGAAAATCTTGTCGTGGACGGCATTGATTTTGCGGCTCTGCCCGTGGGAACCCGCCTGTCCTGTAATACTGTGCTGCTGGAGGTTTCGCAGATAGGCAAGGAGTGTCATAACCACTGTCAGATATACCACACTATGGGGGATTGCATCATGCCCCGGCAGGGTGTGTTTGCCAGGGTTCTGAAGGGCGGGCTTGTTCGGCCCGGCGACGTCATGGATGTGCTGCCTGCCGCAACGGATTGCCCGGAAGGGACGGCGCCGTAA
- a CDS encoding metal-dependent hydrolase, with amino-acid sequence MDPITHAASGAVAMLAMPRRPATRWAVPLAALAAASPDIDVIFCHTPLQFLLLHRGITHSLAAAPLMGLLLALLSRPLWRAHTPEHWDFAKVWLFMVCMVLLHIWLDVITTYGTMIYLPFSHERVRLNAVFIIDLLLTLPLLWAVLRWRGRRGLMRLALAWVIVYPALCIGLNAWHTTQAEQRLIAEGRAASRIVVLPDGFAPLFWRTIYEEDGPQGRIVYSQGLDALGRPHDAPVPHKAAPPELVAALARQSVAADAFFDFTLLPVMRPLPADDMPPGAPGTRAAGSAVPETSGRTTYMLFHDLRFGSSLKLVRAAMASRPNADIPFRYMAELEMPAAKKDGTPEAEVPPEVHLLLERLRFSDSGKDSHWQPPQPPASPGILDWLAGLR; translated from the coding sequence ATGGATCCCATTACCCATGCCGCCAGCGGCGCAGTGGCCATGCTGGCCATGCCGCGCCGCCCCGCCACCCGGTGGGCCGTACCGCTGGCCGCCCTTGCGGCAGCCTCGCCTGACATAGATGTGATCTTTTGCCACACCCCCCTGCAATTCCTGCTGCTACATCGGGGCATCACGCATTCACTGGCGGCGGCCCCGCTGATGGGCCTGCTGCTGGCCTTGCTGTCGCGGCCCCTGTGGCGGGCGCACACGCCGGAACACTGGGACTTTGCCAAAGTCTGGCTATTCATGGTCTGCATGGTACTGCTGCATATCTGGCTGGATGTCATCACCACCTACGGAACCATGATATATCTGCCATTCTCGCATGAAAGGGTACGCCTTAATGCGGTCTTTATCATAGACCTGCTGCTGACCCTGCCCCTGCTCTGGGCCGTCTTGCGGTGGCGCGGGCGGCGTGGCCTTATGAGGCTGGCCCTGGCCTGGGTTATTGTTTACCCGGCCCTGTGCATCGGGCTCAACGCATGGCACACGACACAGGCCGAACAGCGGCTGATCGCGGAAGGCCGCGCAGCAAGCCGGATTGTAGTGCTGCCCGACGGCTTCGCCCCCCTGTTCTGGCGCACCATTTATGAAGAGGACGGCCCCCAGGGCCGCATTGTCTACAGCCAGGGGCTTGATGCCCTGGGCCGCCCTCACGACGCGCCGGTTCCCCACAAGGCCGCGCCGCCGGAGCTTGTGGCTGCACTGGCCCGCCAGTCCGTGGCGGCGGATGCCTTTTTCGACTTTACCCTGCTGCCCGTCATGCGTCCGCTGCCTGCCGATGACATGCCGCCCGGCGCTCCCGGCACCCGGGCCGCTGGCAGCGCAGTCCCTGAAACTTCAGGGCGTACCACATACATGCTTTTTCATGACCTGCGCTTCGGCAGCAGCCTGAAGCTGGTGCGCGCCGCCATGGCCAGTCGCCCCAATGCGGATATTCCCTTCCGGTACATGGCGGAACTGGAAATGCCCGCTGCAAAAAAAGACGGTACGCCGGAGGCGGAAGTACCGCCTGAAGTGCATCTTCTGCTTGAGCGTCTGCGCTTTTCCGACAGCGGCAAGGATTCACACTGGCAGCCCCCCCAGCCGCCCGCTTCACCCGGGATTCTAGACTGGCTGGCCGGGCTGCGCTGA
- a CDS encoding phosphatidylglycerophosphatase A family protein, whose amino-acid sequence MRLKDQLVLYFCRLGVAGLDPKAPGTWGTAMACLLAPYIFLPLNIWLRAGLLLALFFLGAMAATRAEKLLGRKDPGEVVIDELVGVWLVLLPFPDPSFFMVLAAFVAFRIFDIAKPWPVKASEKWLPDGYGVMIDDVVAGLWALLCVGALAWMGLS is encoded by the coding sequence ATGCGCCTGAAAGACCAGTTGGTTCTGTACTTTTGCCGTCTCGGTGTGGCCGGGCTGGACCCCAAGGCTCCCGGAACCTGGGGAACGGCCATGGCCTGTTTGCTGGCCCCCTACATTTTTTTGCCCCTGAATATCTGGCTGCGGGCGGGGTTGCTGCTGGCGCTCTTTTTTCTTGGGGCCATGGCTGCCACGCGCGCGGAAAAGCTGTTGGGCCGCAAAGATCCCGGTGAGGTCGTCATTGACGAACTGGTGGGGGTGTGGCTGGTGCTGCTGCCTTTTCCTGATCCGAGTTTTTTTATGGTGCTGGCGGCTTTTGTGGCTTTTAGGATTTTTGACATCGCCAAGCCCTGGCCGGTCAAGGCTTCGGAAAAGTGGCTACCGGATGGTTACGGCGTCATGATTGACGACGTGGTAGCCGGTTTGTGGGCCTTGCTGTGCGTAGGCGCACTTGCCTGGATGGGGCTTTCGTAA
- the lgt gene encoding prolipoprotein diacylglyceryl transferase — protein sequence MMLPYIDPVAFSIGNLQLRWYGLMYLAGFGLGWWLGRWRASRPGSDWRATDVDDLLTCVMIGIILGGRLGYVLFYDLPVYISDPMEILRIWNGGMSFHGGLLGVLGAFWYFARTRHRSFLDISDFVAPLVPQGLFFGRLGNYINGELWGKVTAGPWGVVFPGAGSLPRHPSQLYEALLEGLVLFALVWIYSLKPRKRGAVSGLFALGYGLFRFIVEFVRVPDAQLGYLAFGWLTMGQVLCLPLMAVGLWLLCRQAPVMQQGMHVVLDRPGTKKPDGRNNKKRKPKK from the coding sequence ATGATGCTGCCTTACATTGATCCCGTTGCTTTCAGCATTGGCAACCTGCAGTTGCGCTGGTATGGACTCATGTATCTGGCGGGCTTTGGCCTGGGCTGGTGGCTGGGCCGCTGGCGCGCTTCACGGCCCGGCTCAGACTGGCGGGCCACCGATGTGGACGACCTGCTGACCTGCGTCATGATCGGCATTATTCTGGGCGGACGCCTGGGCTATGTGCTGTTTTATGATCTGCCCGTCTACATCTCTGACCCCATGGAAATCCTGCGCATCTGGAACGGCGGCATGTCCTTTCACGGAGGCCTGCTTGGCGTACTTGGTGCTTTCTGGTACTTTGCCAGAACACGGCACCGCTCCTTTCTGGATATTTCGGACTTTGTGGCCCCGCTGGTTCCCCAGGGTCTCTTTTTCGGGCGCCTGGGCAACTATATCAACGGCGAATTGTGGGGCAAGGTGACGGCTGGCCCCTGGGGCGTGGTCTTTCCCGGCGCCGGTTCCCTGCCGCGCCACCCCAGTCAGCTCTATGAGGCGCTGCTGGAGGGACTGGTTCTTTTTGCCCTGGTGTGGATATATTCGCTGAAACCGCGCAAGCGGGGAGCTGTTTCGGGCCTGTTCGCCCTTGGCTATGGCCTGTTCCGCTTTATCGTCGAGTTTGTGCGCGTACCCGATGCCCAGCTTGGCTACCTTGCGTTCGGCTGGCTGACCATGGGGCAGGTGCTTTGCCTTCCGCTCATGGCTGTCGGCCTGTGGCTGCTCTGCCGTCAGGCTCCGGTCATGCAACAGGGCATGCATGTGGTCCTAGACCGGCCCGGGACAAAAAAGCCGGACGGCCGCAACAATAAAAAACGCAAGCCGAAAAAGTAG
- the moaC gene encoding cyclic pyranopterin monophosphate synthase MoaC encodes MNSSFSHLDGQGNVTMVDVGGKQATERVAIAEAVVELRPATLELLLKVALPKGDVLTCAKIGGIMAAKRVGEIIPLCHPLSLTYADIRFEVSEAPPRIRIEAETRTVGNTGVEMEAIVAAQTAAAVIYDMCKAVQRDIIISRVRLLHKRGGKSGEFNAPDMEE; translated from the coding sequence ATGAACAGCAGTTTTTCGCATCTGGATGGGCAGGGCAATGTGACCATGGTGGACGTTGGAGGCAAGCAGGCCACAGAGCGCGTGGCCATTGCCGAAGCGGTGGTGGAACTGCGCCCCGCAACCCTCGAGCTTCTGCTCAAGGTGGCCCTGCCCAAGGGCGACGTACTCACCTGCGCCAAAATCGGCGGCATCATGGCTGCCAAGCGCGTTGGCGAGATTATTCCCCTGTGCCATCCGCTGAGCCTCACCTATGCCGACATCCGCTTTGAAGTAAGCGAAGCGCCGCCGCGCATCCGCATTGAGGCCGAAACCCGCACCGTGGGCAATACCGGCGTGGAGATGGAAGCCATCGTGGCCGCGCAAACCGCTGCAGCCGTTATTTACGACATGTGCAAGGCCGTGCAGCGCGATATCATCATCAGCCGGGTGCGCCTGCTGCACAAGCGCGGCGGCAAAAGCGGCGAATTCAACGCGCCTGATATGGAAGAATGA
- a CDS encoding DUF554 family protein, protein MTGPIINSTCLAAGSIIGAVFACYIPARVKSSLPLTAGLITLSLGSSLVGKAAHFPAVVLSTLVGAAIGELFYFEKGLETAIKRLLTRSKKSGDINNEELALQYITLVSAFCFGSMGLFGAVEEGITGTTGLLLTKSVLDLCSGIIFGASLGANVGIIAIPQFLILRGFKFKVQHPVLGYWRLLKKLHRVS, encoded by the coding sequence ATGACAGGTCCCATAATTAACAGCACTTGCTTGGCGGCAGGCAGCATCATAGGAGCTGTTTTTGCCTGCTATATTCCAGCACGTGTAAAATCATCACTTCCCCTGACAGCAGGGCTTATCACGCTAAGTTTGGGCAGCTCCCTGGTCGGAAAAGCCGCACATTTTCCTGCGGTTGTTCTTTCCACCCTTGTCGGCGCTGCCATTGGGGAACTGTTTTATTTTGAAAAAGGCCTTGAAACTGCAATCAAACGCCTTCTGACACGTTCAAAAAAATCCGGCGACATCAACAACGAAGAACTTGCCCTTCAGTATATAACGCTTGTTTCCGCATTCTGCTTCGGAAGTATGGGACTGTTCGGCGCGGTTGAAGAAGGCATCACCGGAACTACAGGACTATTATTAACAAAAAGCGTTCTTGATTTATGCAGCGGCATTATCTTCGGAGCCAGCCTGGGGGCCAACGTCGGGATTATTGCTATTCCTCAATTCTTGATACTTCGCGGTTTCAAGTTCAAAGTGCAACACCCAGTCCTTGGGTATTGGCGTCTTCTAAAAAAACTTCATAGGGTGTCTTAA
- a CDS encoding DUF554 family protein, translating into MLQNFTSTGGIIFLATGIRMCGIKTIPIITMIHCCPAKG; encoded by the coding sequence ATGCTGCAAAACTTCACCTCTACTGGGGGCATCATTTTTCTTGCGACAGGAATACGGATGTGTGGCATCAAAACCATTCCCATTATTACCATGATCCATTGCTGTCCGGCTAAGGGGTAA
- a CDS encoding IS4 family transposase — MPHKEILDLSHHTTLFSQLLSLIPGHVFEKLERKHKTGRSSRQFGFKEQFTVMAFIQLAARRSLRDGLRALEAAKRRLYHLGLKSVARSTVADANNSRPVEFFKDLFAEMYGLCHLRAPRHKFRFKCKLYSMDATTISLCLSIFPWASFRRNKAGVKVNTVLDHDGYIPAFLDINNAKTHESRMAKSLSLPKGSIVTFDKGYICYSWFRMLTAKGIFFVTRLKSNAAYKLVDRRAVDRKTGVTSDHIIDVSSRGKTTRLRRIGYRDAKTGKRYEFLTNHFRLSAKTIADIYKERWQIEIFFREVKQNLHIKSFVGRSENAVHIQIYTALTVYLLLAYQKFLSKLGLSVQQLFELICLNLFGKDSLEELLNPRRRKTINTYSYSLLAMGA; from the coding sequence TTGCCACACAAGGAGATTTTGGACTTGAGCCATCATACTACACTCTTCTCTCAACTGCTATCCCTGATACCGGGACATGTTTTTGAAAAACTCGAACGCAAGCACAAAACTGGCCGCTCTTCACGCCAATTTGGATTCAAGGAGCAATTCACCGTCATGGCCTTTATCCAACTCGCTGCAAGGCGCTCTTTACGCGATGGGCTTCGCGCCTTGGAGGCGGCCAAGAGACGGCTGTATCACCTCGGCTTGAAATCAGTAGCGCGTTCCACGGTTGCCGATGCCAACAATTCAAGGCCTGTGGAATTTTTCAAAGACCTGTTCGCTGAAATGTATGGCCTGTGCCATCTTCGTGCGCCTCGTCACAAATTCCGCTTCAAGTGCAAGCTGTACAGCATGGACGCCACCACCATCAGCCTATGCCTGTCCATCTTTCCCTGGGCGTCGTTCCGGCGGAACAAGGCTGGCGTGAAAGTAAATACCGTGCTTGACCACGATGGCTACATTCCCGCTTTTCTCGATATCAACAATGCCAAAACCCACGAAAGCCGCATGGCCAAAAGTCTTTCATTGCCAAAGGGTTCCATCGTCACCTTCGATAAAGGCTATATCTGCTATTCCTGGTTTCGCATGTTGACCGCGAAGGGCATTTTCTTCGTAACCCGACTGAAGAGCAATGCTGCCTATAAGCTCGTTGATCGCCGCGCCGTAGACCGGAAAACCGGGGTCACGTCCGATCACATCATTGACGTGAGCAGCCGGGGAAAAACCACTCGTCTACGCAGAATCGGCTATCGCGATGCGAAAACCGGCAAACGGTACGAATTTTTGACCAACCATTTCCGCCTGTCCGCCAAGACAATTGCTGATATCTATAAAGAACGCTGGCAAATTGAAATATTCTTCCGCGAAGTCAAACAAAATCTGCATATTAAAAGCTTTGTCGGGCGCTCGGAGAATGCGGTGCACATCCAGATTTATACGGCCCTGACCGTGTATTTACTCCTGGCCTATCAGAAATTCCTGAGCAAGCTTGGGCTGTCGGTGCAACAACTCTTCGAGCTCATTTGCTTGAATCTGTTCGGCAAGGATTCTCTGGAAGAACTTCTGAATCCACGAAGACGAAAAACTATAAACACCTATAGTTATAGCCTGTTAGCTATGGGTGCTTAA
- a CDS encoding Mom family adenine methylcarbamoylation protein — protein MAAHLKSGQREEYLRDNFHRTTVYKLRQFRYVRFLKTNWQRRLRLPIEPYPKPEVMC, from the coding sequence CTGGCAGCGCACCTTAAAAGCGGTCAGCGAGAGGAGTATCTGCGCGATAATTTTCATCGCACTACAGTGTATAAACTCCGGCAGTTCCGGTATGTGCGGTTTCTCAAGACGAACTGGCAACGTCGCCTGAGATTGCCCATCGAGCCGTATCCCAAGCCGGAAGTGATGTGCTGA
- a CDS encoding IS30 family transposase: protein MGYAHLAREERYYICQAVKSGTSLRAIAKAIGRSVSTVSRELARNTGARGYRYRQAHKRSQKRQTSKGKKRIGLEVWTYVEQCLHQDFSPEQISGVLKRKGFALSHEWIYQYILADKKRGGTLHSHLRCQRKRKRRYGKPDRRGQIKGRISIDIRPSIVAERSRLGDWEADTVEGSKGGPVLVTLAERKSRLFLFGKAPNKSASEVRRVIEGLLTPIKDFVQTITYDNGKEFSYHADVSATLEAQGFFAHPYHSWERGLNENSNGLLRQYFPKGVSLASVTQDEIIAAMCRLNWRPRKCLGFKTPYEVFLEDANTQGLGVAL from the coding sequence ATGGGCTATGCACACCTTGCCAGGGAAGAACGGTACTACATCTGCCAGGCAGTGAAAAGTGGAACGTCACTGAGGGCCATAGCCAAAGCGATAGGCCGTAGCGTCTCAACTGTAAGCCGCGAACTTGCGCGAAATACCGGGGCGCGTGGCTACCGCTACAGGCAGGCACACAAGCGCAGTCAGAAAAGGCAGACCAGTAAAGGGAAGAAGCGCATTGGCCTTGAGGTATGGACGTATGTTGAACAGTGTCTGCACCAGGACTTCAGTCCGGAGCAAATCTCTGGAGTTCTCAAACGCAAAGGTTTTGCCCTCAGTCATGAATGGATTTACCAGTACATTCTGGCGGACAAAAAACGAGGAGGAACGCTGCACAGCCATTTGCGCTGCCAGCGCAAACGCAAACGACGATATGGCAAACCCGACAGACGAGGTCAAATCAAGGGGCGTATCAGCATAGACATACGCCCGTCCATTGTTGCCGAGCGCTCACGCCTTGGTGATTGGGAGGCTGATACCGTTGAAGGCAGTAAAGGAGGCCCCGTTTTGGTGACACTTGCAGAGCGTAAAAGTCGTCTTTTCCTGTTTGGCAAGGCTCCCAACAAAAGCGCCAGCGAAGTAAGGCGGGTCATTGAAGGACTCTTGACACCCATTAAGGACTTTGTTCAGACTATTACCTATGATAACGGCAAGGAGTTCAGCTACCATGCCGATGTGTCAGCTACACTCGAGGCTCAGGGATTTTTTGCGCACCCCTACCATTCGTGGGAGCGTGGCTTGAACGAGAACTCCAATGGCCTTCTACGCCAATACTTCCCCAAGGGGGTAAGCTTGGCATCGGTCACGCAAGATGAGATCATAGCGGCAATGTGCCGCTTGAACTGGCGGCCTAGAAAATGCCTTGGGTTTAAGACACCCTATGAAGTTTTTTTAGAAGACGCCAATACCCAAGGACTGGGTGTTGCACTTTGA
- a CDS encoding RNA recognition motif domain-containing protein yields MATSIYVGNLSWSTTQGDVESLFSAFGQVLSVNLISDRETGRARGFGFVEMEDDDAANAISALDGKEVDGRSLRVNKAEPKKPAARRW; encoded by the coding sequence ATGGCTACTTCTATTTATGTTGGTAATCTTTCTTGGTCTACCACGCAGGGCGACGTTGAATCCCTGTTCAGCGCTTTTGGTCAGGTGCTTTCCGTTAACCTGATTTCAGATCGTGAAACCGGTCGTGCTCGCGGCTTTGGTTTTGTTGAAATGGAAGATGACGATGCTGCCAACGCGATCTCTGCTCTTGATGGCAAGGAAGTTGACGGCCGCAGCTTGCGCGTGAACAAGGCCGAGCCCAAAAAGCCGGCCGCCCGCCGCTGGTAA
- the infA gene encoding translation initiation factor IF-1: MAKEGSIEVDGVVQEALPNAMFRVELENGHEVLAHISGKMRKFYIRILPGDRVKVELSPYDLTRGRITYRMK, encoded by the coding sequence ATGGCTAAAGAAGGTTCCATTGAAGTTGACGGCGTAGTGCAGGAAGCCCTGCCCAACGCCATGTTCCGCGTGGAGCTGGAAAACGGTCACGAAGTGCTGGCCCATATTTCCGGCAAAATGCGCAAATTCTATATCCGCATCCTGCCCGGCGACCGCGTCAAGGTAGAGCTTTCTCCCTACGACCTTACCCGCGGGCGCATCACCTACCGCATGAAGTAG